The genomic DNA GAAACACCTGGATGAATGTGAAACCGGATGGCGAACTCATCATAGCCTTCGATAGGGCGGCCCGACAGCGTATCGACGCCGAACAGGCTCTTGCCATCCTGTTCCAGAATAAGCGTGCGCTCATGAACCAGTCCGAAAAGGGCAGCGTAACCATCATGGCTCATGACAAGTTCATGGCCGCGCTCGTTTTCATAAATAGTCGAGCGAACGTCTTCCGGCCCTGAAATGACCACCGGGCCCAGCCATTTTTCTGCACTGGAATCTGTCAGGAAGCGGGCCGAGGATGTGTCGTTCAGGCCCAGCGTGCTGTGGGCGGCGGTCGAGCGGGTCATCTGATGCCAATCAGCAAGATGTGCCGAGGGCGCACCGCAATTGGTTATGATTCGCTGTCGGCCGCTGGAAAATTCAAACGATAATGTGCCGGCATGGGCCTTTTCGCTGAGGCGCATCGGCGGTGTTCCACCGGTATCGGCAATAAGAATTGTGCTGCCGGCTTCCATGCGGCTGTAGCCAGTATGTTTGGCCTGCAGAACCGGTTTGCCGCGCGCATCATCATAGGCCAGCAACGTGGCGATGAGATCGGATTTGGTGCCGCCCATACCGTTGAAATGCGCAAATGCACCGTCGCCGTGGCGGAAAAAGCGCAGCATCGGCATCATCCGGTCAATCGCGGTCATGATTGCCTTGGTCGGCTCCAGGCCGCGGGCGGTAAAGGCCTGACGCAAGGGCAGCAGGTCGGTGAGGATATCGATAATCACGGCAGGCGAGCGGCTGATATGGCCGCCATCGGGCAGTATCTGCGCGTTCAGCTCTTCATCCAGACGTCTGGCGCTGGTGCGCGAATAGCGTTTCTGACCGGACATCGACAAGGTTGCAGCCGCCAGCGCGATGGATGCTTTCAGGCGCGGCATACCGGGCGGCAATTCGTTGACGATGCGGCGCAAATAGCGCACTTGGCGGTTGAGAGATTTCAGGAAAGTGGAGTAAAATTCGTGATCACTGCCCTGCAGGATCAGCGGTGACTGGGCCAGCCAGGCCAGAATGCGTGTCGATGTGACATCATGTTCCCAGGCCAGATCGTCCCATCGGCCATGAATTTCAATCCAGTCTTCAACCAGTTCCCGAGCAACCTGCCGGGCCGCCGGATTATCTGTCGCCTTGAGGTGGCGCAACCAGGAGAAGCCGTTGATTTCTCGGCCCCAAGCCAGGGTCGGCGGAATAACTTCGAACGGTGAATAATTGGGGGCATCAACCACTTCGCCGGCAAAAACGAATGTGCCGTCAATCAGTTCCGAGGCGATTGTCGGATCAGCGGTGCGCACATCAGGTGGTGCAATCAGCAGCCGCTCGGGCGCAGGTCCGCCGTAGCGCCAGCGATACAGCGAACTTGAATGGAAACTGCGTTTGTAGGATTGTACGGCCGCGCGCAACACCACACCGGACAAGCGGAACCGTCCGGCGAAGACGCCGGGTACTCTGACTTCAACCATTCTGCGCGCGTCTGCCAACCGCGAAATCCTTTGGTGTTAAAAAAATTGCATGCCGGATCGTTTACCGCCACCAGCAGATACAGCAGTTACGTTAAGGGTGCACTAACCGTGTTACAAAAAATCCGTCAAGGCCGGTTGGCATGTCTGGCGTGCTTCTGAAGACACCATTTGCAACGGTTAACGGGCTGCACAGAGCGGTTTCATCCGGCCCGATGGGATCAATCTGAAATCCCAACTCATTCTGCACAAAATCCAGATGGGATTCGCCCTCTTCTGCGAGCAGCGAACAGCTACAATACAGCAAAATTCCGCCGGGACGGAGTAATTTTGCCGCTTTGGCCAGCATTTTACGCTGCAGCTCGGCCAATTCGCCAATCTGTTTCCGGGTTTTCAACCAGGGGACATCCGGGTGCCGGCGGATGGTTCCGGTGGCTGAGCACGGTGCATCCAGCAAAATGCCGTCGAACACCGGCTGTTCATCCATGTCGAGCAGGTCAGCTGCGACGATTTCCACCTGCAGATTCAGCCGATGCATGTTTTCACGCAGCCTGACAAGACGTGGCTCTGAAATATCAAGCGCGGTTACCCTCGCACCCGCCGCAGCGAGTTGCGCAGTTTTGCCGCCGGGCGCGGCGCAGGCATCCAGCAGATTGGCGCGGGAGACCGCAGCGCGGCGCTGCAGCGCCTGCAACAGCAATTCAGCCGGCACCGATGCCGCAGCATCCTGAACCCACCATGCACCGGACTTGAAGCCTTCCAGCTCAAGCACTTTCGTGCCGGGCGCAAGACGCACAGTGTGATCGCCGATGAGTTGCCCATCCAGCCGCTTCGCCCAGCCTTCAGCATCCTCCCGGATGGTCAGGTCAAGTCCGGCCCGCTGCATGTTGGCCTGCATGATAGCGCCGGCCTTTTCCGCTCCGTACTGGTCGATCAGCATATCGCGCAGCCAGCCCGGCGCATTCAGCGTGGCATCGGGTTGAAATTCATCCCGCTCGCGCAGAATGCCGCGCAGAATACCATTGACCAGAGGCTTGAAATGCCGCGCTTTGGGATCAGATGCAGCGGCGTCGACGGCCAGCGACACGGCAGCATGATCGGCGACCTCCATGAACAGGATCTGGGCAACGCCGGTATAGATCACGCCGGGAAGATACGGCGCAGATGGCGGCATCCGTCCGGTCAGGCGATTGTTGACCAGTTGCTGAATTTCGCCGAAATGGCGCAGAGTGGTGGAGGCAATAGCCCGCGCCAGTGCCTTGTCTTGCGGTGCCAGACGCGCGTAGCCACTGTCCTTGCCATCGTCCAGCAGGGCATCAAGGGACTTGTGTCCGGTGATGATCTGTCCAAGCAGATGTGCGGCAACCTTGCGCGGCGCCAGGCCCGGCGAATTACGCTGCCCCGATTTGTTGTGGCCCGATTTATTGTGGCCCGGTTTGCTGTGATTCTGCTTGTTGGGGCCTGAACCATGCTGCTTTGTGGCGGTGCCACCTGGTTTGGAATTACTCACCCCCAGGGACCGGTATCTGGCGGCCTGCCGCTGCGCCGGGTCTGCGTTTGATCGGCTGTGTCATAAGTCGCGTTCCAGTCCTGGTCCATTGCCTGCAACGCTGCAATGCGGTTTTCAGTATCAGGGTGGGTGGAAAACAGATTATCCATCCGGGCACCTGACAACGGGTTGATGATAAACATGTGAGCGGAAGCCGGATTGCGCTCAGCGGTCACATTTTCAAAGCGGCTGACACCACGGGCCATCTTGCCCAAAGCAGAGGCCAGCCACATCGGATTATCGCAGATTTCCGCACCGCGCTTGTCAGCGGCATATTCGCGGGTCCGGCTGATCGCCATCTGTACCATCGCGGCAGCCAGAGGCGCAACAATGGCCGCGATAATGACGCCGAAAATGCCGATGCCGTTATTGTTGCGATTGCCGCCAAAGAAAAGCCCGAAATTGGCAATCATCGAAATCGCACCGGCAATCGTCGCAGTCATCGTCATGGTCAGCGTGTCACGATTCTGGATATGGGCAAGTTCGTGGGCCATCACGCCGGCCACTTCTTCAGGCTCCAGAGCCTCCAGAAGCCCGGTGGTTGCGGCGACAGCCGCATTTTCCGGATTGCGGCCCGTAGCGAAAGCGTTGGGTTGCGGATTCTTGATCAGATAGACAGCGGGCATTGGCAGATCAGCCGCTTCGGCCAGGCCCCGGACAATGGCAAAAAATTCCGGAGCGTTTTCCTCATGGGCTTCCACCGCATTGTGCATGCGCAGCACCATCTTGTCCGACTTCCAGTAGCTGAACAGGTTCATTGCCAGAGCAATGAAAAACGCAATTAATGCGCCTCCAGTGCCACCGATCAGATATCCGATCCCCATAAACAGAGCTGTCAGAACAGCCAGAAGCATGGCGGTTTTGGCGTAATTCATTATTGTCAGCCTTTGAAAGTCCTGATCCTGCGACCAAATTGGGCAAACAAATGTGACTTTGCAAGTGCCCCGTGCCGCCTTATATCAGCGCTATGGATAAAACAGCGGATGTATCAGCTCAAATCCCGGTGCGAGTGCCGGAAAATGCCACCCAAGCCACCGGTTCGGCACAGACGGACACTGGCGCAGGCCAAGCTCTGCCTGCAGAGGCGGTACGGGCCCTGGCCGAAGCGGCTGCCCGCCGGGACAAAGCCGCTGCTGCGGCAAAAAACCTGCCGCTCGAGAAGGGTGGCCGGGGCGGCCACGACCCGGCGCGTTACGGCGATTGGGAAATCAACGGCCGGGCGGTTGATTTTTAAAGCTCATCTGGCCCTACTTGTTGGCACGATTGGCGATAAGATCATCAACCACTGACGGATCTGCCAGAGTGGATGTGTCGCCGAGGGTCCCCGTCTCGTTTTCGGCAATCTTGCGCAGAATACGGCGCATGATTTTCCCTGACCGGGTTTTCGGCAGGCCCGGAGCCCATTGCAGAATATCCGGTTTTGCGATCGGTCCGATTTCCTTGCGCACCCAGTTCTGCAATTCGATGCGCAACTCATCGGATGGGACATCGCCCTCCATCAGCGTCACATAGCAATATATTCCCTGGCCCTTGATGTCATGCGGGTAGCCGACGACGGCCGCCTCTGACACTTTGGGATGGGCGACCAGCGCGGATTCCACCTCAGCAGTGCCCATACGGTGGCCGGAGACATTGAGCACATCATCGACCCGGCCGGTGATCCAGTAATAGCCGTCCTCGTCGCGGCGACAGCCATCGCCGGTGAAATAATAGCCCTTATAGGTCCCAAAATAGGTCGAGACAAACCGGTCGTGATCTTCCCAGACAGTGCGCATCTGACCGGGCCAGGAATCCTTGATGGCAAGCACGCCCTCGGCAGTGCCGGTCTGGAGTTGTCCCTGATCGTTGAGAATGACAGGCTCGATGCCAAAGAAGGGAAAGGTCGCCGAGCCGGGCTTGGTGGCCGTTGCACCCGGCAGCGGGGTAATCAGAATGCCGCCGGTTTCGGTTTGCCACCATGTATCGACAATCGGGCATTTTCCTTTTCCGACAATCTGATCATACCAGTTCCAGGCTTCCGGATTGATCGGCTCGCCAACCGAGCCCAGCAGTTTCAGGGACGACAGATCGCATTTTTCGACAAATTCATTGCCCTTGCCCATCAGGGCGCGAATAGCAGTGGGTGCGGTGTAAAACTGGTTTACCTTGTGTTTTTCGCAGACCTGCCAGAAACGCGACGCATCGGGATAGGTCGGCACGCCTTCAAACATCAGAGTTGTCGCGCCATTGGCGAGCGGGCCATAGACGATATAGGAATGGCCGGTGACCCAGCCGACATCGGCTGTGCACCAATAGACATCACCATCGTGATAATCGAACACATATTGGTGTGTCATGGCGGCGTAGACAATATAGCCGCCAGTGGTATGGACCACGCCTTTCGGTTTGCCGGTCGAGCCGGATGTATAGAGAATGAACAGCGGGTCTTCCGCATTCATCGGCTCTGGCTCGCAGGTGTCGGAAACACTTTTTTCCGCTTCATGCAGCCAGACGTCGCGGCCCTCCTGCATGGCAACATCGCCGCCGCTGCGTTTGACGACTAGCGCTTTCACATCTGACGACACTTTTTCCAGCGCCTTGTCGACATTGGATTTCAGCGCAGTGTTGCGACCGCCCCGGGGCGCTTCATCGGCAGTGATGACCAGTTTTGCCTGGCACCCGGTGATACGGTCGGCCAGCGCATCGGGCGAAAAGCCGGCAAAAACGATCGAATGAATCGCGCCGATGCGGGCGCAGGCCAGCATGGCATAGGCTGCTTCCGGGATCATCGGCATATAGATGATCACCCGGTCGCCTCTGTTAACGCCAAGATCTTTCAGCACATTGGCGAAGCGGCAGACATGGCCATGCAGTTGCCGGTAGGTGATATGGTCTGACGGTGCATCCGGGTCGTCCTGTTCCCAGATAATCGCAGTCTGGTCGCCGCGCGTCGCCAGATGGCGGTCGACGCAATTTGCAGAAACGTTGAGCTGCCCATCTTCATACCACTTGATGGAGACATCCTCATAGGCAAAGGAGGTGTTTTTCACTTTGGTGAACGGCTTGATCCAGTCGATCCGCTTGCCATGTTCAGCCCAGAATGTCTCGGGATCATCGACCGATGCCTGATACATTTTCTGATAGCTCTGTTTGTCGATATGGGCTGATTCGGCCCAGCTTTCGGGTACCGGATGAAGTATGATTTCGCTCATGGAATGTCCTCCCAGACGGAAAATATGAAATGCAGTCTGTGCCGCCATTATGCAAAGCTGTGCGACATAATCCAGTCATGCGGCCTGAAACTTTGGTAGCGCAACTTTCGTCCAGTGTCTTGCAGGCGAGCGGATCACAGGCCGCCCATCTTGCAGACCAGCGCCCATTCATCGGGCCGGACCGGCTGCACGGACAGCCGCATGGATTTGACCAGCGCCATTTCGGCAAGCGCCGGCGTTGCCTTGACATCGGCCAGCGTTACCGGCTTTGGCAGATCTTTTACGGCTTTGATGTCGACGCATTCCCAGCGCGGGTCGTCGGTGGTGCTGTCGGGGTGAATTTCCTTGCAGACTTCGACAATTCCCACCACTTCCTTGCCCTCATTGGAATGATAGAAGAAGCCGAGATCGCCGATTTTCATATCGCGCATAAAATTGCGCGCCTGATAATTGCGGATGCCATCCCACTCTTCGCCCGCCTTTGCTTTTGCTTTCTGCATTTCCCAGGACCATTTGAATGGTTCGGATTTAAAGAGCCAGTAGGCCATAAATATCTCCAGAAATTCGCGTCAGGCGGCGGGTGAACCGATGGCCCATTTCCACGGGTGAATTTCGACCGTCTCAAACAGATCGACCATGGCATAGGGATCATTCGGCAGCAGGGCTTCCACATCGGCCCGGCTGTCTGCTTCCACAATCAGCATGGAGCCGATCATGGTTTCATTGTCATCGGCAAGCAGCGGCCCGGCGACAGGCACCGGGGATAATTTCAGCCACGCCACATGATCCGGACGGGTGTCGATACGCAGTTGAGTGTGTCCGGGTTTGTCTTTGGCGTAAACGATAAAATACATTATATGTCTCCCTCGCGCCTGGCGCGCGTTACAATTTTTCAGATTTCAGCGGCCGCTCCAGCAGGCGGTGAATCGCCGCGCCGATTCCAATCGTTCCCTCAAGGATTTCTGATACGGTCTGAAGGATTGGCAAATCAAGACCTTTCGTGCGTGCCGTGCGCGCTGCAATGCTCGCGGTAAAGGCGCCTTCGGCCAGCGGCACCCGCCCTTCCAGCGCATCGCCAATATCAAGCGTGCCTGCTCCCAGGCCAAACCCAAAAGAAAAATTGCGTGACTGGCTGCTGGAACAGGTCAACACCAGATCTCCAAATCCGGACAGTCCCATGAAGGTTTCGGCGAGGGCGCCGTGGGCCACGCCATAGCGCACCATTTCAGAAAAGCCGCGCGCCATCAGCGCGGCCCCGGCACTGGCTCCCAAAGCACGACCAGCTGCAATACCGCAGCACACCGCCGTGACGTTTTTCAGGGCACCGCCGATTTCAACCCCTGCCAAATCATCCCCGGCATAAGGCCGGAAGAACGGGCTTGCCAGCATCTGGCAGAGCGCTTCCGAGCGCGCCATCGTGTCTGCGGCAAGGCTGACAGCGGTCGGCTTTCCGGCAACAACATCGACGGCAAAGCTTGGTCCGGAGAGCGCCGCCACCACCTGATTGGGACGTATGTCGCGAATAATTCCCGCCGGCAGGAGGCCGCTCTGCCGCTCGATACCCTTGGCGCACAGAATCAGCGGCTTGTCCGCTGGCCAAAATTGCATCAATTCGGCAAACACGGCACGCAATTGCTGAGTGGGAACGACCATCAGCGCAGTATCGCAGTCGGCGAGCGGCTGCATTGTGGAGCTGGCCAGAAGCTGCTCCGGCAGCTTCATGCCGGGCAGATAGGCCGTGTTTTCGTGCTCCCGGTTGATGTGATCGACAATTGCCTTGTTGCGCGCCCACAACAGTGTTTCCGCCCCGGCATTGTGTGCCGCTACCGCAAGAGCCGTCCCCCAGGCACCGCCACCCACTATGCCGATCCGGTTCGCTTTGTTCATACCTTGGCTCCGGCTCTGCCATGGCCGATCATGGTCGGTGCCTTCATGTCGAGCGGCCATCTGGCGCGTGGTGCCAGCGAAAAATCATGGCTTTCGCCGGCACTGAAACGTTCCAGTCCCGCCCAGGCGATCATCGCACCATTGTCGCCGCACAGATTCAGGGGAGGTGTGACAATCCGGGTACCCAACCGGTCGGCCAGTTGCGTCAAATGCGTCCGCAGCACCATGTTGGCGGCAACGCCGCCGGCCACAACCAGCGGCAATGGCTGGCCCATCAGAACGGCTTGAAGATCGGCGCGCTGCATGGCCAGTTCCCAGGCCCGGATCAGGCGATCCTCGACGATGGCGGCCACGGTTTTCTGGAAACTTGCACACAGATCGGCCACATCCTGATCTGACAGGTGGCCACTCTTCAAAAGCTCGCCGGCTTGCTGGCGCACGGCTGTCTTGAGGCCGGAAAACGAGAAATTCGGCGGCATCTTTCCGCGCAATGGCATGGGAAAGCGAAACCGGTCTGCATCACCGCCAAGGGCGGCGCGTTCCACCGCAGGACCGCCGGGATAGCCCAAACCCAGCAATTTTGCGGTCTTGTCGAATGCTTCGCCGAGCGCATCATCAATAGTGCTGCCAAGCCGGTCATAACGACCCAATCCGCTGACCAGCAGAATCTGCGAATGGCCACCGGAGACGAGCAGCAGCAAATAGGGATAGGCCAACCCGTCGCTGAGGCGCGCCGTCAGGGCGTGGCCTTCCAGATGATTGATGCCGAGAAACGGCAGATCATGGGCCAGCGCCAGGGCCTTGGCCCCCATCAGACCGACAATCAGCCCGCCAATCAGACCCGGACCGGATGATACCGCAATCGCATCCAGCGCAGTAAACTCCAAGTCTGCCTGTTCTATAGCTGCCTGCTTCATCGCCGTCATGATGACGCTGTCAATCGCCATGACATGGGCGCGGGCGGCAATTTCCGGGACGACACCGCCAAAGGCTGCATGGTCCTTCTGACTGAGCACAATATTCGACAGAATGCGGCCGCTCGGTGTGCCGTCAGATGCGACATGACCGTCAATAACCGCGGCGGCAGTTTCGTCACAACTGGTTTCAATACCGAGAAGGCGCATGTTGAATTTCCAAAATTGCGCTTGGGACCTTTGTCACAATGGTCTATGCAACAACGCGAAAGCCGCCCGCGCATCTGCGCTACCACCTAGCATTGCCCCTATGACGCTGCAAACAAAAGCTGATACAAGCCTGACGCCGACCAGCACCGAACCCTTGCGGATCGGCACAAGGGGCAGTCCGCTCGCCTTGGCGCAGGCCCATGAATTGCGCGCCAGGCTGATGGTGGCGCATGATCTGAGTGAAGATTGCTTTGCCATTGACGTCATCAGCACCGCCGGAGACCGGATTCAGGACAGGGCGCTGAACGAGCTGGGCGGCAAGGGTCTTTTTACCGAGGAGATCGAAGATCGGCTTCTGTCCGGCGATCTGGATCTGGCAGTGCATTCCTCCAAGGATATGCCAACGGTTCTGCCCGACGGACTGGAACTGTCGACGATTCTGCTGCGGGAAGACCCGACAGATGCGTTTCTCAGCCACAAGGCCGATTCGCTGGAAAAACTGCCATTGGGAGCAGTGGTCGGCTCGGCAAGCCTGCGTCGCCAGGCGATGATCAAACACCTGCGGCCGGATTTGAAGCTGGTGAATTTGCGCGGCAACATCGAAACCCGGATCCGCAAACTGGCGGATGGTGAAGTTGATGCCACATTGCTGGCCGCTGCCGGGTTGAACCGGTTGGGTCTGGCACACCACATCACGACGCGGCTTGCAGTCGACACCTTTCTACCGGCCGCAGGGCAGGGCGCAGTATGTGTGGAGGTCTGCAGCAACGCTGCTGCCATCAAATCGTTCCTGGCTCCGATCCATCATCGTGAGACCGGTCTGTGCCTGCTTGCCGAACGCGCCTTTCTGCGCGAGTTGGATGGCTCCTGCCGCACTCCGATTGCCGCCTTTGCCATGATGGAGGACGATGTCATGGCCTTTCGGGGTATGGTTCTGTCGACCGATGGCCAGGAGAGCTATGAAGTTACGCGGACGCTGGCCGCCCCGGATGAAACCACGGCTGTTGATCTGGGCACCCAGGCCGGAAAATCGATCCGCGCCCAGGCTGGTGATGAATTTCTCAGCGCCATTGCCAACAGCCTGCTTGTGTTGGAAACACGCTAGCAGGTATTGCGAATATGACACGATCGAGGGCAGACATTTCCACCCACGAAACCGGCCTTGAGCAGGGCAGCGCGGACTCCCGGCCATATATCTGGGTGACAAGGCCGCAGCCTCAGGCTGACGTCCATGCAGCTGCGCTGGCAGAACATGGCCTCAGACCTCTGCTCAGCCCGGTCCTGTCGATCCGCAAGCTGCCTGTTCCCAAGACACCGCCATTGGTGCCGGAAGCGGTTACCGGCCTTATTTTTACCAGCCTCAATGGAGTTCTGCATTTTCCAGAACCCTGGATTGCGGCATTTGCCCGCCATCCGGTATTTGCCTCGGGAACCGCAACACTGGAGGCCGCCAAACGGGCCGGATTTACTGACGTGCATGGCTCGACAGGCGCAGGCAGCCGCGGAATGCTGGATTCGGTACGCACTACAATCCCGGCAGAGAAGAGCGCGCACGCTCCCGCACTTCTATATGTGGCAGGGGCAACCCGCACGCCTTTTCTAGAAGCCGCTCTGGCACCAAATTACGAGTTGACGCTTGTTGAGACCTATCAGGCCGAGCTCGCCGCGCAGCTTACGCCTTTGGCTATTGAGGCGTTTGCCGCCAATCAGGTCGCAGCCGTCACGCTGTTTTCCAGTCGGTCGGCTGGCCATGCCGCAAAATTGTTGCAAGACAGCTTTGGCACGCGCGCTGATGATGTGCTGGGATCTCTGTTGGCAGTCTGCATTTCGCCATCTGTGGCAACCAAAGCGCGACAATCCGGTTTCACCAGAATCGCCATTTCAAACATCGAAACGGCCGATTCAATGGCCAAAAAGTTAGTTGAACAACTTAAAATTGGTGCAATTCAGACCAATTTGTTATGAACTGTCCGATTCCGCGCAACACCTTCTTGTAACCCGCGATTCCAACTGCTTATATTACGTCAGTCAATTCATCTGTGCTGAGTTTCAGCTCGCTGGATCGCGTTCGACAGCGCGCCGCGCGCTGGCCTTAATCAGGACAGCACACTACCATGCCCATTTCAGGACATGGCGCCAGAAGGGAACACCAGAATGGTAAAACGGCCGCAGCGCCCGACATCAAAACCGGGATCCACAGGGTCAGCCCGGTCCAGTAAAGCA from Pararhizobium sp. IMCC3301 includes the following:
- a CDS encoding RsmB/NOP family class I SAM-dependent RNA methyltransferase translates to MSNSKPGGTATKQHGSGPNKQNHSKPGHNKSGHNKSGQRNSPGLAPRKVAAHLLGQIITGHKSLDALLDDGKDSGYARLAPQDKALARAIASTTLRHFGEIQQLVNNRLTGRMPPSAPYLPGVIYTGVAQILFMEVADHAAVSLAVDAAASDPKARHFKPLVNGILRGILRERDEFQPDATLNAPGWLRDMLIDQYGAEKAGAIMQANMQRAGLDLTIREDAEGWAKRLDGQLIGDHTVRLAPGTKVLELEGFKSGAWWVQDAAASVPAELLLQALQRRAAVSRANLLDACAAPGGKTAQLAAAGARVTALDISEPRLVRLRENMHRLNLQVEIVAADLLDMDEQPVFDGILLDAPCSATGTIRRHPDVPWLKTRKQIGELAELQRKMLAKAAKLLRPGGILLYCSCSLLAEEGESHLDFVQNELGFQIDPIGPDETALCSPLTVANGVFRSTPDMPTGLDGFFVTRLVHP
- a CDS encoding EVE domain-containing protein, which produces MAYWLFKSEPFKWSWEMQKAKAKAGEEWDGIRNYQARNFMRDMKIGDLGFFYHSNEGKEVVGIVEVCKEIHPDSTTDDPRWECVDIKAVKDLPKPVTLADVKATPALAEMALVKSMRLSVQPVRPDEWALVCKMGGL
- a CDS encoding uroporphyrinogen-III synthase; this encodes MTRSRADISTHETGLEQGSADSRPYIWVTRPQPQADVHAAALAEHGLRPLLSPVLSIRKLPVPKTPPLVPEAVTGLIFTSLNGVLHFPEPWIAAFARHPVFASGTATLEAAKRAGFTDVHGSTGAGSRGMLDSVRTTIPAEKSAHAPALLYVAGATRTPFLEAALAPNYELTLVETYQAELAAQLTPLAIEAFAANQVAAVTLFSSRSAGHAAKLLQDSFGTRADDVLGSLLAVCISPSVATKARQSGFTRIAISNIETADSMAKKLVEQLKIGAIQTNLL
- a CDS encoding YciI family protein gives rise to the protein MYFIVYAKDKPGHTQLRIDTRPDHVAWLKLSPVPVAGPLLADDNETMIGSMLIVEADSRADVEALLPNDPYAMVDLFETVEIHPWKWAIGSPAA
- the hemC gene encoding hydroxymethylbilane synthase, with translation MTLQTKADTSLTPTSTEPLRIGTRGSPLALAQAHELRARLMVAHDLSEDCFAIDVISTAGDRIQDRALNELGGKGLFTEEIEDRLLSGDLDLAVHSSKDMPTVLPDGLELSTILLREDPTDAFLSHKADSLEKLPLGAVVGSASLRRQAMIKHLRPDLKLVNLRGNIETRIRKLADGEVDATLLAAAGLNRLGLAHHITTRLAVDTFLPAAGQGAVCVEVCSNAAAIKSFLAPIHHRETGLCLLAERAFLRELDGSCRTPIAAFAMMEDDVMAFRGMVLSTDGQESYEVTRTLAAPDETTAVDLGTQAGKSIRAQAGDEFLSAIANSLLVLETR
- the acs gene encoding acetate--CoA ligase, with the translated sequence MSEIILHPVPESWAESAHIDKQSYQKMYQASVDDPETFWAEHGKRIDWIKPFTKVKNTSFAYEDVSIKWYEDGQLNVSANCVDRHLATRGDQTAIIWEQDDPDAPSDHITYRQLHGHVCRFANVLKDLGVNRGDRVIIYMPMIPEAAYAMLACARIGAIHSIVFAGFSPDALADRITGCQAKLVITADEAPRGGRNTALKSNVDKALEKVSSDVKALVVKRSGGDVAMQEGRDVWLHEAEKSVSDTCEPEPMNAEDPLFILYTSGSTGKPKGVVHTTGGYIVYAAMTHQYVFDYHDGDVYWCTADVGWVTGHSYIVYGPLANGATTLMFEGVPTYPDASRFWQVCEKHKVNQFYTAPTAIRALMGKGNEFVEKCDLSSLKLLGSVGEPINPEAWNWYDQIVGKGKCPIVDTWWQTETGGILITPLPGATATKPGSATFPFFGIEPVILNDQGQLQTGTAEGVLAIKDSWPGQMRTVWEDHDRFVSTYFGTYKGYYFTGDGCRRDEDGYYWITGRVDDVLNVSGHRMGTAEVESALVAHPKVSEAAVVGYPHDIKGQGIYCYVTLMEGDVPSDELRIELQNWVRKEIGPIAKPDILQWAPGLPKTRSGKIMRRILRKIAENETGTLGDTSTLADPSVVDDLIANRANK
- a CDS encoding DUF1674 domain-containing protein, with the translated sequence MDKTADVSAQIPVRVPENATQATGSAQTDTGAGQALPAEAVRALAEAAARRDKAAAAAKNLPLEKGGRGGHDPARYGDWEINGRAVDF
- the tsaD gene encoding tRNA (adenosine(37)-N6)-threonylcarbamoyltransferase complex transferase subunit TsaD; protein product: MRLLGIETSCDETAAAVIDGHVASDGTPSGRILSNIVLSQKDHAAFGGVVPEIAARAHVMAIDSVIMTAMKQAAIEQADLEFTALDAIAVSSGPGLIGGLIVGLMGAKALALAHDLPFLGINHLEGHALTARLSDGLAYPYLLLLVSGGHSQILLVSGLGRYDRLGSTIDDALGEAFDKTAKLLGLGYPGGPAVERAALGGDADRFRFPMPLRGKMPPNFSFSGLKTAVRQQAGELLKSGHLSDQDVADLCASFQKTVAAIVEDRLIRAWELAMQRADLQAVLMGQPLPLVVAGGVAANMVLRTHLTQLADRLGTRIVTPPLNLCGDNGAMIAWAGLERFSAGESHDFSLAPRARWPLDMKAPTMIGHGRAGAKV
- a CDS encoding NAD(P)H-dependent glycerol-3-phosphate dehydrogenase — encoded protein: MNKANRIGIVGGGAWGTALAVAAHNAGAETLLWARNKAIVDHINREHENTAYLPGMKLPEQLLASSTMQPLADCDTALMVVPTQQLRAVFAELMQFWPADKPLILCAKGIERQSGLLPAGIIRDIRPNQVVAALSGPSFAVDVVAGKPTAVSLAADTMARSEALCQMLASPFFRPYAGDDLAGVEIGGALKNVTAVCCGIAAGRALGASAGAALMARGFSEMVRYGVAHGALAETFMGLSGFGDLVLTCSSSQSRNFSFGFGLGAGTLDIGDALEGRVPLAEGAFTASIAARTARTKGLDLPILQTVSEILEGTIGIGAAIHRLLERPLKSEKL
- the htpX gene encoding zinc metalloprotease HtpX yields the protein MNYAKTAMLLAVLTALFMGIGYLIGGTGGALIAFFIALAMNLFSYWKSDKMVLRMHNAVEAHEENAPEFFAIVRGLAEAADLPMPAVYLIKNPQPNAFATGRNPENAAVAATTGLLEALEPEEVAGVMAHELAHIQNRDTLTMTMTATIAGAISMIANFGLFFGGNRNNNGIGIFGVIIAAIVAPLAAAMVQMAISRTREYAADKRGAEICDNPMWLASALGKMARGVSRFENVTAERNPASAHMFIINPLSGARMDNLFSTHPDTENRIAALQAMDQDWNATYDTADQTQTRRSGRPPDTGPWG
- a CDS encoding heparinase II/III family protein; this translates as MVEVRVPGVFAGRFRLSGVVLRAAVQSYKRSFHSSSLYRWRYGGPAPERLLIAPPDVRTADPTIASELIDGTFVFAGEVVDAPNYSPFEVIPPTLAWGREINGFSWLRHLKATDNPAARQVARELVEDWIEIHGRWDDLAWEHDVTSTRILAWLAQSPLILQGSDHEFYSTFLKSLNRQVRYLRRIVNELPPGMPRLKASIALAAATLSMSGQKRYSRTSARRLDEELNAQILPDGGHISRSPAVIIDILTDLLPLRQAFTARGLEPTKAIMTAIDRMMPMLRFFRHGDGAFAHFNGMGGTKSDLIATLLAYDDARGKPVLQAKHTGYSRMEAGSTILIADTGGTPPMRLSEKAHAGTLSFEFSSGRQRIITNCGAPSAHLADWHQMTRSTAAHSTLGLNDTSSARFLTDSSAEKWLGPVVISGPEDVRSTIYENERGHELVMSHDGYAALFGLVHERTLILEQDGKSLFGVDTLSGRPIEGYDEFAIRFHIHPGVSANMTSSGESVFLSLPNGDAWEFEATPGVDIALEESIYMSETFGHRRSEQIVIYGNAGKMNSVTWSFVQSGSARSRPLSEVDLEEAMRLEEENYAAEPHFVDEPEPDDDAESDDEVVGKDA